One part of the Bdellovibrio bacteriovorus genome encodes these proteins:
- a CDS encoding pilus assembly protein: protein MKALLVTLIAVFSCPALAQVDVTVSSSSEDIFVCNLTRTASPVAPSPGSFSGSVSYEDLSSPVSSPWRNRSVGLALNEDSDKLFSFANQWLSRITRLKMSFSYETMGVGYKVHICYLGPLAQCKGNNGNGEGHGYGNCKNNGNNGNGVGNGNTGEEDFSERIYSLAANVRNSANAYTAAANLYYRVTTSCDLRSGRTDTRQANQVSPGDSMQVDYSYTTNWAAFDGTFRDNVMVLNANWPQRAPKFCEVVFEFKEASAAARSNVLTDNEIELSVDIF from the coding sequence ATGAAAGCACTTCTTGTCACCCTGATTGCTGTTTTTTCCTGCCCTGCTTTGGCCCAGGTGGATGTCACAGTTTCATCCAGCTCTGAGGATATTTTTGTCTGCAACCTGACCCGCACCGCTTCACCTGTGGCCCCTTCTCCGGGCTCGTTTTCGGGCAGTGTGAGCTATGAGGACCTGAGCTCTCCGGTAAGTTCCCCCTGGCGCAACCGCAGTGTGGGACTGGCGCTGAATGAGGACTCTGACAAGCTGTTCTCTTTTGCCAATCAGTGGTTGTCCCGCATCACCCGCCTGAAGATGTCTTTTTCGTATGAGACCATGGGTGTCGGATACAAAGTGCACATATGCTATCTGGGCCCACTGGCTCAGTGCAAAGGCAATAATGGCAATGGCGAGGGCCATGGCTATGGCAATTGCAAAAACAATGGCAACAACGGCAACGGTGTTGGTAACGGCAATACCGGTGAAGAAGACTTCAGCGAAAGAATTTATTCATTGGCCGCCAACGTCCGAAATTCTGCCAATGCCTATACTGCGGCTGCGAACCTGTACTATCGTGTGACAACGTCCTGTGATTTGCGCTCGGGTCGCACCGACACCCGCCAGGCCAATCAAGTCAGCCCCGGCGACAGTATGCAGGTGGACTATTCTTACACGACCAACTGGGCGGCCTTTGACGGAACCTTCCGTGACAACGTCATGGTCCTAAACGCCAACTGGCCACAGCGAGCCCCCAAATTCTGCGAAGTGGTTTTTGAGTTTAAAGAGGCCTCGGCCGCAGCACGCTCCAATGTTTTGACGGATAATGAAATCGAACTGTCCGTCGATATCTTCTAG